A stretch of Telopea speciosissima isolate NSW1024214 ecotype Mountain lineage chromosome 11, Tspe_v1, whole genome shotgun sequence DNA encodes these proteins:
- the LOC122645143 gene encoding probable LRR receptor-like serine/threonine-protein kinase At3g47570 translates to MVSAFASQNLILMMAALLQLFLVFNILLLFGSSSLTMMIVVGNNETDRFALLELKKQIYDDPYGALNSWNDSIHFCNWVRITCGHRHRQRVISLDLQGKSLGRNISPSIGNLTFLHSLDIGNNSFHGKIPQEIGNLIRLQYIVFQNNTLQGELPTSLANCTRLREIRFSLNSLVGKIPGELFTSLSKLEVISINYNGLTGELPATFGNISSIRRISSSDNELQGSIPETFGQLTNLFFLALALNKLCGTIPENLTRLKGLQDLDLSHNNFSGQIPKELEKLSALQSLNLSFNNLEGGVPTKGIFKNASAIFANGNGKLCGGIVELHLPACTNHGSTKREKFNAFRIVLGIIGVVLGFILISSFLILYWRRRSKSKPPSTTLIGERFLKLSYKDLFQTTGGFSSANFIGSGSFGSVYKGVINQDETIVAVKVLNLQIPRVEKSFMAECKALRNIQHRNLVKILTSCSSIDLKGKDFKALVYEFMPNGSLVDWLHLPMEAHNHSRNLNLLQRLNIAIDVASALDYLHYNCYAPIVQCDLKPTNVLLDRDMTAHVSDFGLTRLLLEHDDNSSETQTSTIGIRGSIGYAAPEYGMGGRATIQGDVFSYGILLLEMFTGKRPTDQMFTDDLNLHNFAKVALPVHVMQILDPTFLPREEKSEEIEKIATNRIEGPSHRTDQLQDCITSIIEIAI, encoded by the exons ATGGTATCTGCATTTGCatctcaaaatttgattttgatgatgGCTGCACTTCTTCAGCTTTTTCTAGTTTTCAATATTCTCCTCCTCTTTGGGAGTAGCTCTTTGACGATGATGATCGTAGTAGGCAACAATGAGACAGATCGATTTGCTTTGCTGGAGTTGAAGAAACAAATTTATGATGATCCGTATGGAGCACTCAATTCTTGGAACGATTCCATCCATTTCTGCAATTGGGTTAGGATCACATGTGGTCATCGTCATCGACAACGGGTTATCAGCCTGGATTTACAAGGGAAAAGCTTGGGACGTAACATTTCTCCTTCCATAGGAAATCTCACTTTTCTTCATTCCCTCGACATTGGAAACAATAGCTTCCATGGCAAAATCCCACAAGAGATCGGAAATCTGATTCGACTACAGTACattgtttttcaaaacaacaCTCTCCAAGGAGAACTTCCTACCAGCTTGGCCAACTGCACTCGTCTAAGAGAAATTCGCTTCTCCCTTAACAGTCTGGTTGGGAAGATTCCGGGGGAACTATTTACATCTTTGTCAAAGCTGGAGGTAATTTCTATTAATTATAATGGTTTAACTGGAGAACTACCAGCAACTTTTGGGAACATTTCTTCCATCCGACGTATCTCTTCGAGTGATAATGAACTGCAAGGGAGCATTCCAGAAACCTTTGGTCAGCTAACAAACTTATTCTTTCTAGCACTTGCTCTAAACAAGTTATGTG GAACCATTCCTGAAAATCTAACTCGTTTGAAGGGGCTTCAAGATTTAGATCTCTCACACAACAACTTTTCAGGGCAAATCCCTAAAGAACTAGAAAAGCTTTCAGCATTGCAAAGTTTGAATTTATCCTTCAATAATCTTGAAGGGGGGGTACCAACAAAAGGAATCTTCAAAAATGCAAGCGCAATTTTCGCGAATGGAAATGGTAAGCTTTGTGGTGGAATTGTGGAGTTACATCTGCCTGCATGTACAAACCATGGATCTACGAAACGAGAAAAGTTCAATGCTTTTAGAATAGTTTTGGGGATAATTGGTGTGGTTCTTGGTTTTATATTGATATCTTCCTTTCTTATTCTCTattggagaagaagatcgaAAAGTAAACCTCCATCCACCACATTAATCGGTGAACGTTTCTTAAAACTTTCTTACAAAGATCTCTTCCAAACTACTGGAGGATTTTCTTCAGCTAATTTCATAGGCTCCGGTAGTTTTGGCTCTGTATACAAAGGTGTTATCAACCAAGATGAAACAATAGTTGCAGTCAAGGTACTCAACCTTCAAATTCCAAGAGTTGAAAAGAGTTTTATGGCTGAATGCAAAGCATTAAGAAACATTCAGCATCGAAATCTTGTCAAGATTTTGACTTCTTGTTCAAGTATTGatttaaaaggaaaagattTCAAAGCCCTTGTTTATGAGTTCATGCCCAATGGGAGTCTAGTTGATTGGTTGCATCTTCCGATGGAGGCACATAATCATTCAAGAAATTTAAACCTTCTTCAAAGATTAAACATCGCAATTGATGTGGCTTCTGCTTTGGATTACCTTCATTATAATTGTTATGCGCCAATTGTTCAGTGTGACTTGAAGCCAACTAATGTTCTACTTGATAGAGATATGACTGCACATGTCAGTGATTTTGGTTTGACGAGGCTACTTTTAGAACATGATGACAATTCATCCGAGACTCAAACTAGTACCATTGGGATAAGAGGATCTATTGGCTATGCTGCTCCAG AATATGGAATGGGTGGAAGGGCAACTATACAAGGGGACGTGTTTAGCTATGGGATCCTTTTATTGGAGATGTTCACAGGAAAAAGGCCAACAGATCAGATGTTTACGGATGACTTAAATCTCCATAATTTTGCAAAAGTAGCTTTACCCGTACATGTGATGCAAATTTTAGATCCAACATTCCTACCCAGGGaagaaaaaagtgaagaaattgaAAAGATTGCTACCAATAGGATTGAAGGTCCTAGTCATAGGACAGATCAATTGCAAGATTGCATAACGtcaataattgaaattgcaATCTAG